Below is a genomic region from Zea mays cultivar B73 chromosome 9, Zm-B73-REFERENCE-NAM-5.0, whole genome shotgun sequence.
AGCTTGCGAGTTGTAGACATAGTGATCACAGTCGAGGTTGAGGATGAAGGGGCCATTTGACATGACAGCAGATGAACGGACCAGAGCATTCATCGCTCCAGCCTTCTTGTTGTGATCATAACCAGGCCGCTTCTCTCGGGACACATACACCAGCATTGGCAAACGGATGTCGACCTCGGTGAAATCAAGAGGTCTGCCTTCATCACCGGTGCTGCCGTACAAGGGATCGTCACTGGGAGGTTTCAGCATCACCTGAAGCACAGAACAACGACGGATTAGGTGCCAGTTTTTTCTTGTCAACGACTAGAGTAGCAGAATCAACTATACTTCCTACTGACTGTGTGTAATACCGAGCACCAATGTATGCTATGGTATATTTTCTTTCTTTATGTACAGAAACGACAGTCATGTAAGATGCATATATACCTGAATAATTCCAGCATGATCACCACGGGTATGCTCAGCAGAAGGTTGAATCCAAGTACCAGGCCAGTGAGTGCCATCAGCCATCCATGTAGCTTTAGGGATCTTAACAGGCTCCACTGCATCATCAAGAGCGGCCTCACGCTGCCTCTTCATAGCCTTGATTTCCTCTCTGGCATGGTACGCATCAGAGCGTCGGCGTATCGAGTCAGGCAGACCATTGATCCTGACCTTGAACTCGTCATACTCCCTCTTGACCCTCCTCCTGTCCTTGACAAAATCCTGGCGAACCTTGTTCTTGTATGGGTCCTTCTTAAGATTGAAGTAGCTGTCAGGATTGCGAGGCTCAATGTTGTGCTTGCGACAGAAAGGAACCCACATATTAGCAAAGCTAGCAGCTTCAGCCATGGCTTCAAAAGTCAGGAGAGCCCCTCCATCATCAGAAACATAGCAAGAAAGCTTCTCCACAGGGTAGTCAGCAGCAAGGATGGACAGGATAGTGTTTGCTGTGACCAGTGGAGGTTCTTTCTCCGGATCAGCAGTAGACACAAATATATCAAGCCCTGGTAAATCCGACCGTCCAGTAGGGTTGGACGGCGTTGGGGTCTCAAACTTGTCTTTCAGGACGGCAAGGTCGGTGGCCCGGTTCACAGGGCACAGCTTTGGCAGCTGGTCGAGCAGCCATGAAAAACCAAACCAGAGTTCGCAGACAACAGACATGCCCCAGAGCCAAATGGCATCCTCATTCTTGTGCTTAATTCTCCAAGTAAGGAACAGACCAAGGACGGCCATGCGGATAAGAATGAGAAGCCTGCAGAAAGCACCAGAGCCGCCGAGGTTAATATACAGGACATTGTTACAATGAAACAATTGCACATCTATTTTGCTACAGAAACAAAGGATGACTGACTATACGATGAAGTTGTGGGGATGTAATAAAAATGCACAAGTTGGGAAGCATTCTGCAATTTCAACAGCAAATCCATACAAGATAGGTGTGAATGTAGTAGTGACTATTATTAAGTTTCAGATGTTTGTAACATGGTAGAGATCAGACGTACAGGACAGATCTAAGAATCTGACAACTCACCTAACCTATAGTTTGTTCAACAGATCACAACAACGGAAACTAATCAACAAATCCAGGTCTAACCGAAGTTTGACTCAGAATCAgggtataatatattttttaaaTATGTGAACGCAAATAAAAACCACCAAGTGGATCACAGGCAGAACAACAGTGCATTCCAAATTCAAACCGCCCTTGTGTGTGCACATGAATGATGGATCCAATTCACATTCACGGTTGAAAAGAAAGACAATGCATTTCAGGCAGGTAAAGGCATGCATTTACCTGTATGGGCTGAGTACTCCAGCAGGGATGGAAAGCTTCCGAGTGAGCGGCCTCCATGGCTTGGTGGTGAACTCGGCCGGCTGTCCATCAGCTCCACCTCCACCCAAGCCGCCTGCAGCGTCCACCTCATTCTCCTTGGGCCAGATAGCATTGCCATACCCATACGTCCCCTTGGTCTCGAAGAGCCAGCGGTTGTGGTCCCAGTCTCCGGTCTGGCTCCTGGTCATGGCCTTCTGGGAGCGCATGATGGAGAGCCTCCTCTCCATCCTGGAAGCAGCGGCGCCAGGCGGCGGGGGCAGCGAGAGCGTAGGCCTGCCCCCGGCTGTGGCATCAGCGGCAGCGCCAACGACGTCGTCAAGCTCCGTGTTCTTGTATGGCTCCTTGCACCCGGGGCAGATGGCACCGGCGTTCTTGACGGCGTCGGCGAAGCACTCGGCGCAGATCTTGAAGTCGCACTCACAGGGGAGGATGTCGTCGCCGCGCTCGTCGCTCATGACGTTGGCGTCGCAGCCGTTGACGGCGCAGGAGGAGCCCCTGGCCCCCGCCATCTGCGGGTGGCTGGCCTCCGAGTCGATGACCTTGTCCATGAGGTGCGCGCGCGTGACACTGTTGAAGCCGCCCGTGAAGAGGGAGTTGGAGACGTACTGCTCCTCCACGCGGGCGGAGATGGCCGGGTCCATGGGCTGGTTGTCGGGCGTGGCCGGGATGTGGACGTGGTAGCTGGCGAACTGCTCGTCGCGGTCGGGGGACATGTCGACGCCGGCGGCGCCGAGCTCGCTGTCGAGGTCGTCGCGGGAGTAGCTGACGTAGCGTCCCGAGCGGGTGCGGCGGGCGAAGGTGACCATGGGGCGGTCGCCGCCCGGGGCGGCGGCCGCCTGCGCGCGGGCGTCGTCGCTTCCGCCGCCGGAGAAGGACATGCGCGAGAGGCGGCTGCTGTTGCTGTGGcggaggccgccgccgccgccggtggaGGCCATGGCGGGCGGCCCGGGTACTGGAGGATGCAGGTACGGATCGGTCAGTGGCGGTGGCTGATCTGCAAGACGGAAGCGGAAGCGGAAGCGGAAGCGTCAGAGACGGATGCAATGGAGGGGCATCTATCGACTGAAGCAAGTGTGTGTATACCAATCAAAACCGGCAGATTTCGCTGCGGAAGGACAGAAAAAAGATGGCaactttttttttttttggtccTCCTTGCGAATTGCGAACGGAAAGCAAATCCGACAAAGACCGAGAAATCAGGGCGGAACCCCGGGACAGGATTCAAAGCAAGAAGCAGCGGCGCGCACGCAGATTCAGATGGGGGAGAAGCAGGGAGGGAGGGGAGGAAGCCAGGGGCCACAGCAGGAAGTAGAGTGAGGTAGCGGCGGCGGCCGGATCTGTGAAGCTCCTTGCTCTTCTTTGAACGACGAATGGAACCTGAGTTGAATGAACTAAAATAGAAGCGGTAGGAAGGACAGAGAGAAGCGAAGGGGCAGAGGAGAGGAGGGGACGGCGGTGGCAAATGAATGGAACGAGGAAGGGGGAGCGCCGGGTACTAGTAGTAGTAGCCGTGGGTGGGGACGGGGTGGCCGGACGGGAGGGTTGGTGAGCTCGGCGTCGCCGCTCCGAGTTGGGGACAGACAGGAAGCAGGAGTTGGAAGACGAACAAGTCCACAGGAAGCAGCAAGCGAGCTCGCGTGAGTGGCGTGAGAGAGAGGAGCAAGACGCGGACACGAGCGAGGGACGCGGATTTGGGTTGGGAGCTAGCGAAACGGGCAACCAACGCGGCCTCGCTTCACATGAGGGTTGGTTGCTGATTGCAGCAGCGGAGACGAGCAGGCGGTGCCcaaaaaaatttcaaacaaaagGAGGCGACAGGCTGATGGCGATTGGTATATACGCGTCATGCTGCTACTAATTCAAAGGCTTCATGTTAAAGCGTCTTTCGGCTTGCACATGGGATTGGGATGCGATGACGGTGTGCGGAACAGGGTTTACTAGCCCGTTTAACCTAAAAAACACTACTACTCAGCTGTAACGCTACACTGACCGAAAATCGGTGAAAACAGTTAAAAATCAACTGGTCTTCATTTTAAAATTTTGAAAATGGTTTTCAGATTTAATTGGTCGAGAAACCGTGTTTCTGGGCGGGTGTTTGGATTTCTCTGAAAATTTCAGTGCACATATTTTTAAATTTGAAAAAAACGAACTTCGGTGCGAAACGTTTTTTCGTCAAAATTCGTTGTTTTCATTATCGAAATTGATGGTTCATACTTATGAGATATATATAAGGAAAATATTTACTCTattatatttttctatttttataattaaaaaaTTAAAAAGAATTTAAAAACGAGCAGGAAACCGAACCTCACTAGTAAAAAAACTTAAAGCCTACGTATTTCTACATGTGGTTTGTTAAAAAACCACCATTAGAAATCAATTTTATCTTTATTTtttgagtttttcaaacgacctcggaTGATTAAACTATCAGAAGAAAAGTTGgaagaaaagttgtagatctcgaaaagttatgaaactttgtaattgacaacttttttatttaaaATAATCTCGGCTCTCAAAAAATGCATCCCAATTTGTCAAACTTAAAATGCAAATTTTGCAAATGGACTCGGATGGGAAAAAGTATCAAACCAAAATTTGTAGATCTTCAAAAAGTTATTCAACTTTATAGTTAACAACTTTTTTGTTTGAATTAATTTACGGCCTCAAATATTCAATTTAGACTCAATTCGTTATAACACATGGGCGACAAAAATGTAGTGTAAGTACAAGTCACGTTATAAGGCAGAGTGGTAGAGGAGGTTTCGCGCGAGGGTGAGTCACGGGTTTGATTCCTAATCGTATTATAGCATGCGAAAAATACCGCGACTGGTGACTTCGAAGGAGACATGAAGGCGAGTCTTCCTTGATTAATAAATTTTTTGCTATTTCTAGACTATTTTTACGTTTTCTGGAAAAGATTTTTCGTTGTCGTGGCGGTTTTCTTAGCACAATCACCAATACAAATCAATTTCCACTGATGGTTCTTAATTCCCGACTATAAAATGTAATTATTTCTAATAATCTTTAGCATTTGCGCTTCTGAAAAACTTCTGTATAAATAGGTTGAGAATCGTTATTATAGAGATGTTGTATACTAAAGCGTGGAACGGACCGATTTCGAAAAAATTGCCCCAAAAACCATGTTTTTTCGAGCGTTTTTTCCAactcttagggctagtttgataACTTTACTTTTTTCATGGGATTTTCAATTTcacaagggaaaatgaactaatttcccttggaaaATGAAAAACCCTTGAGAAAATATGATTCCCAAACTAGTCCTTACTGGGATGAGACCTTCATACGCCCCCAAACTAATGCCCCTAATTTCTTCTTTGATCCATCGACAACTAGTTGGGATGGTAACGGGTTCAAACCCCACAAATACAGGGTTCACAAATCATACCCATGTTTTGCATCTACACATATTACTCGTGACTGGTACAATATGTTACTCGTACCTGCTACCTGTAGGTATATATCATAAATCCGTAGGGCACACCCACAGTCACATAGTTGCACACATATTTCACATAtgtcatatatatatacacacacttgTGTGTGGATCCACAAGTATGGGTACAACTTTTTTATACCCGCAAGAAAAAAAATGTTGATTTTAGAATCGTTTGTGCATGTTGGTATAAACTCACACCCAAAGCCACTCTATAGGGTTTTGACTCGCGGGCATGTCAGTAAAATGTGTTCGTTGCCATCCATAGCAAAGAGCCTACAATGACCTATTCGATTGAATGTTAGCTTGTTAGCCTGCTCGGCTTCCTAATGAGTAGACCTGTTCAAACATCGGTGGTATCGTGGGCCATTGGCACGATTCATGTTTAACCCATGCATTGTGTTGGGGTCGAGTTGTTGGGATAGTTTTTTTAGCGTTAGGTCGAGTTTTTTTAGGTTGGATCAAGTTTTTAGTCAAAAATCATAGGCCTTAGCAGACTTGTGGATTGTTACGGGTCAAAAACTATGATTCATGCTCGCCCGTTGTATTGGTCGAGTCGGACCAGGTTTTTTTTTGCGGGTTGAGGTCGATTCGAGTGGTCCATGATCAAACTTACTCATGAGTGCTAATTATAATTTCCAAGATCCTGACAACTATCGGTGCATTCAGTGTGCTACAACATCGTCCTTTTAGCCTCGCCACCACACAAAAGTCATGTGGCATTATTGGACTATCTCCAGCCACTCACATATTTCATCCATATCTTATCTTCTATTTAAAACTTTATTATGATGCAAAACAATATTTTTACACAATCCCTCATGGCCCTTGCCTTTGTAACAACTAAGTTAGAAAACAATTTTGTGGGTTTATCCTCAACATCAACAAAACAAGAACAACATTTTTTTATCATCCTTTATTTACCGCAAGGAGTTCCGTTTAGTCGCGACACTTTGGGTCGTGCATCCACAACCACAAGACACAGCTCATTGAGTCCTTGCCATTGGAGACAACAACAAGAACATTCAAAAAAATTCCCCGTCACCCGAGTAAAAGAGGGCAATGTGTTGGAAATATATAGGAAATGAGAGAACAACCGAGAAATCCCTCATATCGAAATGTATATAATTCACATGTCTAGACTCAAATTAATTTATGAAAGCCTGTGAATCAAGTGTCAAATGTAGAGAGGGCGCGCGCATGAATTAAGGGTTAATTAAATATCGAAATTTGTGCGCTCATTGCGTCTGTCCGATCAAATTCCACCGTGAATGAGCTAGAATCGGTCATCAGCTGCCCAGCGCGTCGATCACCATCATTATCCACGCCTCAGCAGGCGTACTTTCATCATCAGGTATATAGTTAATTGCTGTAAATCCAACCGGAGCCAGATGAAAAACTCCTGGCAGGTAGCGCTGCACTGTACAGCACAGCATATGTAACACGACTGCCGTACGTGCATGAGCATGAGCTGGACGCCTGGATGAGCTGGCTTGTGCCTTCTACGTACGTACCTGATGTATCTATCTATCTACTAGTATATATGATTGGAGTTGTGCTTACTTGGCCATGCTTGACACGCGGTTTTAAAAGTTTGACCGGGCGGCTGGCTTGGCTGGCTGCTGCTGGCACCTCAACACTTGGCCGGCCGGCATGGCATGCAAGACGGCCGCAGGCACAGGGAGAGATAGCAAATGGAAGCCAGAGAGAGCCCGGAGCCGGCCATCGCCATCCAAGCACAGCCGCACAGAGCTTGCTCCCCAGCGTCAGACAGACAGTTCGTGTTGGAGACGCGACCGTCCAGCCACCCCGCCCCGGCGGTCGGCAGCTCAAGACGAGCGGCCGTGCGAAGAAGCTAGTCAGCCGCCCCCAAGTTCCTCTGACGTTGGTCACTGACGTGTGGGCACCGCAACGTCATACACTGGTGAGAGCTATCTCGTTTAATCATATTACTGCAGGTTGAAAGCATCATAACACCTAGGGATGAATAGATGATTCTACAAATTTTACTCAAAAATAACACAACATTGGTCTATAATATGTGTTAGTATAAATAAAACCAAATTTAATAGTAGGAATAAGGGAGATGAGAGCTCCTCACTTGATTGCTCActtaagatgagtattaaactagGAGCAATATTTCAAGTGAATATGATAACTTCAAGAAGACAATGGTCGCAAGAAAGTAAAGAGTCAAGTGATACAACGATTTTtagcgtggttcggccaatgactactccatgttgtggtgacctccttttggTCAATGGTTGCACTGAACCCCTTTCaaatgatccaaatatcaaaCTTAAGTGTCAGTTATATATTCCTTATAACTCACTATCGTTTGTGAGAAATCTCCACACATTAGAGTCTCTCACGCCTCACACAAGTGATCAATATCAAAACCAGAGTAAGGGAAGTAAGGACACACGCACACAAAAGCACAATTACAGTAACAACACACACAAGAGAATAAAAGAgcgcaagacaacagagtcagaGTTCAGAAACGCGTCCAAATCTCTCAAACTCTTCAAACAGCGTGGTCGCGGAGTCTCGAAGTTATAATGTACTCTTAGAATGTTTGATGTGTTGTTCCATACATTTAGAGGTCCATTTTATAGCCTCGAGAATGGGTACACATCCCCAAAGCAGGGGATCGACGCAACGCAACTGAGAGCAAAGTAATGTGGATATGTACGTCAATCTTCCTACCGCTTTATTAGAGAGGACGTATTATATTATGACTTGAAGCCACAAGGTTTGACATCATTCTGAACATAAGTAACTTCCAGTTACTGCCGCAGGCCTATTTTGGAGCAGCAACGGACGAGGATGGCGATCATCTTTTTACTGATGCGGTTGAACTATGCTTGCCAACTGCAGCGATGAACTCTACCGCCACTTTTAATGCATTAATGGACGCCAGGTTCATCAGGCTTGTGGACGACCATGTCGGCTCCCCTCCAGCCAAGTCAGACACTCCTCGGAACACGATCACAGGTATGCCAGGCGACGTTGCTGTCTGATCATCAGAGTTGAGCGCTAAATTTATCTTACTAGTAAGTAGTAAGTAACATACATGGTCGGGATGTACGTAGTGCAAGTATGACTGTATGAGTAAGGGAGCTGAGCTGACCATCACCACCGCTGCGCTCTCCTCGTCCATTGTAGACACCCCAAACTCTTGGAAAAGGAACTTCCTGTATTCCGCGTTGTCGAGGAACATGTCAGCCGACGACCCCTTCAGCCCGTAGACAATCCGTGGAGCTGTGGGTAAGCAGAAAGTGTCGTTGCATCTTTCAAGTTCCACCTGCAGAAAATAATGTCACTGTTACTGCACAGACATACATGTAGTATCTCTGTTACGCAGTTACTTAGTATTATGTTACTGATGATGCCGGTAGTCTATCTAGTCACCACCGTGAGCTGTTCTGCAGTTCTGAACCATGCCGAATGCACAGGCAGCCAGAAGACCTCTTCCATGGGCTTGCCGGCCGAGTAAAGCTCCTCGTTTCTGTACTTGAGGGATCCGAGCAGATTCTCCCCTCCTCCTCCGTCTGGGACGTTGTATTCGCCGAAGCTCAATTCCGCCGATGACTCTCTCGGTGATCTGAACTTCTGCGGTAGCCAGAGCTCCAGAGATCATGCGCTGGCCTGAACTGATTATTACTTGGAGGTTTTCTTATTTATACTACCTTCCATGTCCAGGCACCCGTGTAGGCGACGAGCCTGGGGACACTGACGTCGCCGAAGGAGATGGAGTCGTTGCAGCTCCCTGCCGTGCCGTAGTGAACAATGCCGGACACGCTGAAGACGTCGATGAGCGTCTGTACTGTGACGGCGGCGTTCAGCTGGAAGACCAGAGGAAGGTTAGATCAGAGCATACACAGACACGACACAAGGTAAAATGCAGATGCAAAAGCAGATGGGTTCCTTGTTAATAAGTACCCTGCGTTGCCCTGTCAGTGCGTATATCACGTTCACGCCCCGAATGCTGCCGATGTGATACCGCCGTCCTGAAACACCAGCCAATCTCATCTCGTCAGTCATCTCATGCATGCTTATGATCATTTTCTTGGTGATGGAAATGGCACCAGGAGAAGTCAACGGCAAGAGGAACCAGCCAGTGTGTGTGTGTCAGGCAGATAGAGCGCAGGGAAGGGATCGGAGATAGATGATAAGAAGCACGTGGATGGATGGACAAATGGACGGCCCGAGATCAGAGAGGCAGCGTACCGTAGAGGTCAACGAAAGGGAGGGCACGCCAAGGCTGGAAGTAGCCGGAGGCCTGCAGCGCGGTGGCCTCGTCGACGTAGGACATGACGAGGCCGAGGGAAGGGCCTCGCCGGTTGACCCTGTCGATGGCCGCCCGCTCCGGCAAGCCCGCCGCCGAGCCCACGAGCAGAAGCGAGAAGAGCAGGCGGGTCGTCGCCGGGTGGCCGGAGGAGGACAGCGCCATTGAGTAGAGTAGCTGCCAAGAATGTGCGTGGGAGGTTTTCAAAGGACCAATCAGGCAGTGGAGGTTTTCAAAGGCAAaggcaggggcaggggcaggggcaggTTGGATGGGTCTGTCATCTCATCTGTGTGGTGGGGTGTGTGTGTCGCCGGTTAAACAAGAATATGGATGTGTCGGTGTGAATTTGTTTGAGCCCCCTGTGCTAGTGCTGACAGTTGCAGCCAAACCCTGTGCTTGTTTAAAACGTGTGTCCACCATCTCACTAATAAAAGAAATTTGAACGAAATTAAAATGTCAATAACAGAAAGAATGCAGAGTGAGCGAACTTGGGCAGGCGCAGCCTGTCCGCTGCTGGGAGGTGTCTTCCATTCTCCTACCCGCCAGCGATGAAAAAGCACTGTGCAGGAGCTCGGACTAGAATGCACTGTGCAGGAACCTTTTGCCCTCGTTTCTTTGCCTACTCAATAAAAGAGGGCTAACTGCGATTCTAAGGCATACTATTAGTGGACTACAAATTATCTCATAGCCCGTTTGCATGTTAATATTGGAACACAGAATTGAGAATTGAAATTGATTTTTCTAAATTCTATCGTTTGGTTGTACTTATAATTGAGATTTGGAATCAGAGACCCAATTCTTTAGAATTGGAGTATAACTAGAAACTCTCTATTCTCCTTCCCAGTACCGAGCGTCAGCTCTCTGTATTATGTAGAATTAGACAGTACAATTCTAAACTCCAGTTAAGCGACATCTAAACAATATAATTGAAATTACATCTTATTCCAATACCTTGGTTGGTTTGGTATTGCATCCAATTCAATTTCATACACCCAATATCAACATCTAAACAAAGCATAATACAATTgatgctattataattcatttagtCTATACTGCTATATAATCCACCAGTTTAAACTTTGTAAAACACATTAAATCACCTTCACACCCATAACCTCTAAcaaatccaccaaacaaattgtACTCAGACTAACACATCATTAAAAAAACAACGTTTCACACTACTAGATAACACCATCCCACTTACTCAAATTTAATGTTATTGAACAATATTATTTAGATCATCCCTCCTCCGTCGTGTCTCCGCCGCCACCTCCCCTCTCACTTATGCCACTGTTGTCAATTTCTCCTCTCGTAGCGTTAGCATGGGTTATATGTTAGGCCCCCTTTGGTAGGGCTCATTCAAGAGCTCTTCCAATGGTTTCTTAAAAAAATCAAAATGAAGGCTCTTTAATGGGCTCTTTCTAGAAAAGAGCGAGGAGCTCCTAAAAAATCAGCAGGAGTTGGAAGCCAGAAAAAGAAGTTTCTACTAGGTACTCTTCCATGTTTTTCTCTTTGTCGACGCTACATTATAGAAAAGGCTATAAGATAAGATTTATTTTCCAACTAAACATGATGTTCTTTCTAGAGCTTTTCTTAAAAATAAGGAGGGGACTGTTTTTTAAGGAGCGAGAGACAGAGTTGGAACCGATAGAAGAAGAGATCTACCAGGCGGAGCCTTATCATATGAAACTAgttaggtgcccgtgcgttgcaacgacatACAAAATATtcgacaaaatgttaatggtacaTCTGGAGGAGAAACATGGAAACAAACAGGTGAGATATGCAACAACTAGGATGTAAATATTAGCTAGAAAGTTTACACAAGAATAGAATACAACAAAATTGAACATTAGCAGCATGCATTACACCCTTGTTTTTGGCATCTATCATCAACAACCGAGTAAGTTACACGGTTTTATTGAATGCAGATATAAATTTTTCTAGCAGCCTCATCCTTCATTctcaacaaaattttctagtaGTCTCATCCTTCATGAGCCTTTGGTAATACCACCTAAAGGCATGTATAAAATAACCAAACATGACAAAATACATAAAACAACTAAATCACAAGTCATACTATTTGAAGCTCAGAGCATTTGCCTCCTCGTCTGAATTCTCGAACTTGATCGAGTGGGTTTGCTGGTCGATTTACTCGCCCTATAGGTGCCACGCTTCTTCTTGGTCTTTTTGTGCCTAAACCCGCTGTAGCATGGAAGTGTCCATCAGGTGTTAAGGGCGTCCTCGATCCCTTCCTTGTTGTTACCGAGAGAAACCAGAAAATAACAGGAAGTACTCACCTTCTCCTGACCTGGCCAAGGATCTCATGTGCCTTTGCGTCGTAACCAGTGTCTGTGCCGTCCTGCAAGAGAGGTAAGGTAGCACAGAAAAATATTTAGCTTGATAAATGCTAAAAAACCATCAGCATGTGCATGTATGATCAACAAAGCAACAAAGCACCTTAGCCCAATATGAGTTATCATGAAGCCTCTCGTCTGCAAATCTGACGTTGTCCACCTTGATTCGTTGAAAAGGAGTCACAGTCTTAGGCTGCAGTAGATAAACAAAACATAAATTTATCGCAATATTGATGATGACATTGGGCACGCAAATGATGCCTACTCCACCTTTTTCAGAATAGAAAGGGCTGATGGACCTAATAAGATCCATATTAGGGGCACTGGCAAGCATAGGATCAGCGACAGTGTCACTGGTTAGATTACTCGCATGATCTCTACTGTACAAAGTACTGACATGCAAGCCACAACGATGCCAGTGGATCCGAAATCTCAGTTATAGCAAATGCAATGAATTTCTAAACATCCTTATGGTGGATTCACGCTAGTGGATATCATACCAGAGACAAGTCATTGGTTATTGTGGAGGCATTTCTGAACCATAATACAAATGTGAGTTGCTAAGGAAGCTAGTAGTGAATGAGGGATCATGTACAAACAAGATCTAAGAATTATGGATAACACATCCTAAGGTGACTAAACTATAGGAAACAAAGTGCAAAAAGGCATATGGACCAACCATCAGAAGGAAAGAAAGTTGCATACCTCAGATGAATGTTTCTGTTTGTTGCTTGGTTTTGTGTTGCTCTTTTCTTTTTTATTGTGGAGGCCCTGGCGTGGGAGCTGATGCAGCTACGACGCGAGCAAGAGGAGGCCCACATGCAGCTGTTGGACATGAAGCGGCGGCAGGAGCAACACACCACCTTCCTAGCGCATGTCAGTTGTTTGATGAATGTTGTTAGTTATAGTTATATAAAAGGTTCTCCATGGATACTGGGCTCTGACAACCATATAATTTTACAAGAATAGGGAGCTTATGATTTATGACTATAACATGTAGGTTGTGATGTTCCATATCTCTGAACCTTTTTTTGTTGAGGAAAAGGAGCAGAGGTTTCTGGATAATAGTATTATAGAGGAAAGTAAGTACCTAGAGTGGTTGGTGCAAAATGATATGAGTTGTATAAATTTAGATCTGAGTTTATTTATGAAGGTTCTCCATTAATCATAAAGTTTTAGCAACAAACTACTACAATGAAACCCCCATACCCAATTTCAGTAAACACTCTATGATCAATGTAGTCAGGCATAACTGAGTTTCAAATGAAATTGTTAAGAAAATACCTGGTTGATGAAGAAATTTAAGACCGACAAATTTTTTATTTGAGATTCCCTTCGCAACTGCAAAAGTTCAGTGTACCTAGGAATACATCTACCATCCAGTGCAGCTTATGCAGATGTTGTAGTTTCAACATCAGAAAACCGAACTAACGCAACAAGATAAAAAAGCATAACCTTGAATAAAAGCATGAGCCTAGACAAAGAAAAAAAATAGAGAAATCATGACAGTGTTATCAATAAAATACATTACTGCTATGGAT
It encodes:
- the LOC107522026 gene encoding bark storage protein B isoform X1: MALSSSGHPATTRLLFSLLLVGSAAGLPERAAIDRVNRRGPSLGLVMSYVDEATALQASGYFQPWRALPFVDLYGRRYHIGSIRGVNVIYALTGQRRLNAAVTVQTLIDVFSVSGIVHYGTAGSCNDSISFGDVSVPRLVAYTGAWTWKKFRSPRESSAELSFGEYNVPDGGGGENLLGSLKYRNEELYSAGKPMEEVFWLPVHSAWFRTAEQLTVELERCNDTFCLPTAPRIVYGLKGSSADMFLDNAEYRKFLFQEFGVSTMDEESAAVVMVSSAPLLIQSYLHYQRRLAYL
- the LOC107522026 gene encoding bark storage protein B isoform X2; translation: MALSSSGHPATTRLLFSLLLVGSAAGLPERAAIDRVNRRGPSLGLVMSYVDEATALQASGYFQPWRALPFVDLYGRRYHIGSIRGVNVIYALTGQRRLNAAVTVQTLIDVFSVSGIVHYGTAGSCNDSISFGDVSVPRLVAYTGAWTWKKFRSPRESSAELSFGEYNVPDGGGGENLLGSLKYRNEELYSAGKPMEEVFWLPVHSAWFRTAEQLTVELERCNDTFCLPTAPRIVYGLKGSSADMFLDNAEYRKFLFQEFGVSTMDEESAAVVMQRRLAYL
- the LOC107522026 gene encoding bark storage protein B isoform X3; translated protein: MALSSSGHPATTRLLFSLLLVGSAAGLPERAAIDRVNRRGPSLGLVMSYVDEATALQASGYFQPWRALPFVDLYGRRYHIGSIRGVNVIYALTGQRRLNAAVTVQTLIDVFSVSGIVHYGTAGSCNDSISFGDVSVPRLVAYTGAWTWKVELERCNDTFCLPTAPRIVYGLKGSSADMFLDNAEYRKFLFQEFGVSTMDEESAAVVMTATSPGIPVIVFRGVSDLAGGEPTWSSTSLMNLASINALKVAVEFIAAVGKHSSTASVKR
- the LOC107522026 gene encoding Bark storage protein B precursor, translating into MALSSSGHPATTRLLFSLLLVGSAAGLPERAAIDRVNRRGPSLGLVMSYVDEATALQASGYFQPWRALPFVDLYGRRYHIGSIRGVNVIYALTGQRRLNAAVTVQTLIDVFSVSGIVHYGTAGSCNDSISFGDVSVPRLVAYTGAWTWKKFRSPRESSAELSFGEYNVPDGGGGENLLGSLKYRNEELYSAGKPMEEVFWLPVHSAWFRTAEQLTVELERCNDTFCLPTAPRIVYGLKGSSADMFLDNAEYRKFLFQEFGVSTMDEESAAVVMTATSPGIPVIVFRGVSDLAGGEPTWSSTSLMNLASINALKVAVEFIAAVGKHSSTASVKR